The sequence TAAGCCTCCTCCGAATTTTTCCGAAAAGTTGCGGATATTATCCCTTTCCTCTCCTCTCTTCGATCTCCTCAATTATGGATTCTAGTAACTGCTTGGCATCCCTCACAGCGATCTTGGCTTCACCTTCAGAGGTCATCTTGGATCGATAATCAGCTCTCTTCCTGAACTCGTAAAGGGCCATCATCTTGATCCTGAACTCGTCCCCCATCAGGTTCCCCAAAGCGTTGGCCAGCTT is a genomic window of Thermoproteota archaeon containing:
- a CDS encoding HEPN domain-containing protein, translated to MSLMKAKLLMEQAVRDLEFSCFDKAVSAAYFSVRMAAELLTRSRARRDDKLANALGNLMGDEFRIKMMALYEFRKRADYRSKMTSEGEAKIAVRDAKQLLESIIEEIEERRGKG